The genomic window AAATATAATCGTAATCTCCGCTCACGTGAAAACACTCGGTGACTTCCTGCAGGTTCATGACTTCTTTTTCAAATTGGAGAACGTATTCCTTTTTATGCTGGGTGAGTTTGATATGGCAGAGCACAATAAAATCTTTGTTGATTTTATGCCGGTCCAACAAGGCTACGTATCTGGAAATCACCCCTGTATTTTCCATTTTTCTGATGCGTTCATACACTGCGGTAACCGACAATCCGAGCTTGTGGGACAGCTCTTTGGTGGTCTGTTTGGCATCTTCCTGCAAAAAAAGAAGCAATTTTTTATCGGTTTCATCAAAATTCATAGATGATTTTTTGGTAATTTTTTATTTAAATCAAATATAATAAACTTTTTTTCTATCAATTTAAATATAAATAGATTTATATTCTAATAATTCAAAATTATATTGTAATAATTCCAGAGGTTGATCATATTTACAGCATAAAATCGATGCGATATGAAAGACTTTAATGCCGCCAATGAAATCCAGGACTTGCAGTATTTCGGAGAATTCGGAGGAGTGAATCCTTCTATTTCAGACAGTTCGACTTATACCTTCCTGTCTGCCAAAACAATGTTTGATACTTTCGAAGGAAATGCCGAAGGATGTTATCTGTACTCCAGGCACTCTTCCCCGATGAACCTGTATCTTTCTCAGGCACTGGCAAAACTTGAAAATACCGAAGCAGCCAACGTCACCGCTTCAGGAATGGGAGCCATTACTTCGGTACTGATGCAGGTCTGCAAAAGCGGCGACCATATTGTTTCGAGCCGGACGATTTATGGAGGAACCTACGCTTTCCTGAAAAACTTTTTGCCGCCTTTCAGCATCAATACCACATTTGTCGACATCAGCAATTTTGAGTCTGTAGAAAACGCTATTAACGAAAACACCAAAATTATATATTGTGAGAGTGTAAGCAACCCGCTTCTGGAAGTTGCTGATCTGAGAAAATTATCCGAAATCTGTAAAAGGTACAACCTGAAACTGATTGTAGACAATACATTTTCCCCACTTTCCATTTCTCCCAAATTGCTTGGTGCAGACATCGTGATTCATTCCCTGACGAAATTCATCAACGGAAGCAGCGATACGGTAGGCGGCGTGTACTGCGGAACCCAGGAATTTATCAACGATACCAAAAATGTAAACAGCGGCGCCTGTATGCTGCTGGGCCCCACTATGGACAGCTTCCGTTCGGCAAGTATCCTGAAAAACCTGAGGACGCTCCATATCCGGATGAAGCAACATAGCTACAATGCGATGTATCTGGCAAGAAAATTTGAGGAAGACGGACTGCGGGTCGTATATCCCGGCCTGAAATCCCATAAAAACCACGAACTCATGAAAAGCATGATGCACGAGGAATACGGGTTTGGCGGACTATTGACTTTGGATGCGGGAGCTACGGAAAAAGCCAACGAACTGATGGAACTGATGCAGCAGGAAAACCTGGGCTATCTTGCCGTAAGCTTGGGCTTTTATAAAACCTTATTCTCCTGCTCCGGAAGCTCTACCTCCTCCGAAATTCCGGAAGAAGAACGGGCAGCCATGGGAATTTCCGACGGACTGATCCGGTTCTCTATAGGACTCGACCACGATATCGAACGAACTTACGAAAAAATGAGAGAATGCATGCTGAAAACAGGTGTTCTCAACCATGAGACCATCTCCATATCCTAACTATTGTAAAAAGCTGTTGTTGATTCGACAGCTTTTGTTTTTTAGATCTGAACACGGAGTGCACTAAGTTTTTTGGGATACTGACTGTTTTTGAGGTTCACAAAACCGTTTCACTTAAAGAAGCCTAAATGAGTTTCAACGCAGTCTAAATTTTAAAATGAAATAATTAAGTTGTTTTTAAAATTGGCAAAATCATTTGAAAATAAACGATCAATTTTTATGGAAATGGCTTGGGAAAGCCTCTTCCGGCTTCATTTTGAAAATATTAAGCAGCACCCATGATTTCAAAAACCCGTAACCATACGAAAACATCTGGATATAGGTGGCAATAACGGCCATTCCGGTGATGCTGATGTTTTTGGTAACCAGTAAAGCATGGAAGACAACCATAAACGTATAAAGCCCGTAAAATGCCAGGATGATGCCTTTCCCCATGATGAAATATTCCAAAAAGCCCATGATATATCCGATCAGGAATAAAGTGGGGAATGCGAAAGAAATTTTCACATAATTTGGATGCCGCTGGTTAAGGATCGGACGGGCACAGCCAAACTGATAAACCTGTTTTGAAAACTTTCCGAAATCTACCCTGCGCTTATGATATACCGCAATATCATCAAAGAAAGCCGTGGTAAAACCGTTTTCCCAAAGGGTCATGGATAAATCCGGATCCTCGCCGATGCGCATTTCGGAAAATCCACCTACTTTTTCAAATACTTCTTTTTTAACACCCATATTGAAGCTTCTCGGCTGAAATTTTGAAACCGCTTTTTTATTCCCCCGGATTCCGCCTGTGGTAAAAACTGAGGTCATGGAATAGGAAATGGCTTTCTGCATCAAGTTAAATCCTTTATGCGCCTTATCCGCACCTCCAAAAGCATCGCACGGAATTTCGAGGATGTCTTTTTTAATATTTTCAATATAATCCTTCTCAACGATCACATCGCTGTCCACAAAAACCAGCCATTCGTTTTCGGCTCTCCCGGAACCGTAATTTCTCGATAAACCGGGACCCGAATTGTCTTTCCTAAAATATTTAATCTTTAAAAATTCTGTAAAATTTTCAACAGTAGGTTTCAGATCGATCATGGAGCCGTCATCTACAATAATGATCTCAAATTCCCTGTCTGTCTGTGCAGTAAGAGAATTCAGCAGTTCAAAAAGTTCGTCCCGACGGTTAAAAATGGCAACAACAATGGAAATGGTAGGCTTCAAATCTGAAAATTTTTCAAAATTACTTATTAAAGGGAGAATGCGCAAAGCATTTATGATAATTTATAAACAGGAAATTTCTTCAGATCGTATCCAATGTGAAAATTATTAGATAGTAATTGGTTTTGAATTTAGAACTCCTGTTAATTTCGGCTGAACTAAAATATACGCACTGTCAGGCTGAGGCTCTCGAAGCCTTTACTGACGGACGCAAAGATCCTTCTAGAGCCTCAGGATGACACAACGCAAATACGATCTGAATTATATTATGTTGAAATAAAATAACATTTGAATTCAAACCAAAATGTACATACGCACTGTCAGGCTGAGGATCGCGAAGCCTTTACTGACGACGCACAAAGATCCTTCGAGAACCTCAGGATGACATAACGCTAATACTATCTGAATTATATGCTGTTGAAATAAAATAGCATTTTGACTCAAACAAAAATGCATGTGTGAAACTATTAGGCTGAGGCTCGAAGCCTATCCGAAGCAAGTGACCTTCAGAAAATCATCTTTATTTCTTCCACACATCACTTTGCTGACATCAAATTGAAAGATGTATACATTTAATAAAAAACCTCCCGCAATGCGAAAGGTTTGTATTATAATTAATTTTCCAGCTTATGCACTTTTTTCGTGCCTTCATACATTTCGTACTGTAAAAACCGGGTTTCCAGTTTCCCGTTGAAAAGCTTGATCTTTCTCGACGGGCGGAGACCGATTTTCTTCACCGCCTCCAGGTCGGATGAGATCAGCCAGGCTAATGTATTCGGGTAATGGGTTTTAAAAGTATCCCCTATTTTCTTGTAGAAATCATCATCATTAATGGAGATTCTCTCATCATATGGCGGGTTGAATACCATCAGCAACGGGAAAAGTTCTTTTTTGGAATCGAAGAAATTCTGCTTTTTCACTTCGATCACGTCTTCCATTTCAGCAGCCTCAATATTCATTCGGGCAGCATTCAGCATACGGGCATCAATGTCGTATCCGACAATCTTTCCGGTGAATTCTTTTACCCGGTTGATGCGGAATTCCTTGATTTTCTTGAACAGGTCGGCATCATAATTTTTCCAGTTCTGAAATGCAAATCCTCTTCTGAAAATCTGGGCCGGCAGATCCAGGGCAATCATGGCTGCCTCGATAAGAAGGGTTCCCGAACCGCACATCGGATCAAGGAAGTTTCCTTTCCCGTCCCATCCTGCCAATTGCAGCATACCGCTGGCCAGTACTTCGTTAATCGGCGCTTCCCCCTGTTCCCTGCGATATCCTCTTTTAAATAAAGGATCGCCTGAAGAATCCAATGAAATGGTAATCAGTTCACGGTCGATATGAAGGTGGAATTTGATATCCGGATTCCTAGTCTCCACATTTGGACGCCTTTTGAATTTATCCTGAAAATAATCCACGATCGCATCTTTCATCTTTAGGGTCACAAACTGCGAATGTTTGAATGTTTCAGAGTTTACCGTAGCGTCAATCGCAAACGACTGGTCCACGTCCATAAATTCTTCCCAGTTGAATTTAAAAAGACGGTCATAAAACTGATGCTGGTTGAAAGCCTTAAATTCATGGATCGGAACCAAAATTTTCAGTGCGGTCCTGGCAGAATAATTAATTTTATATAAAAAGCCCAAATCGCCCTCACAATTTACGGCACGGTTTTTCATTTCCACCTTTCGCCCGCCCAGCTTTTTGATTTCTTCGGCAAGAATCTGCTCCAATCCGAAGAATGTTTTTATCTGGATCTGTATATTTTCTGTATTCATGATGCAAAAATACAATTTTAGTTGTTGGTTATCAGCTTACCGATGAGAGAAATCGCTGCAAGCTTTGAAAACCGTGGGTTAACCGCTATGGACAGTCGGCCAAAAAACACTATTTTTGCAGCATGGAATGGTTTGAATCTTGGTTTGATACCCCTTATTATCATCTGCTGTACAGCAATAGAGACTACACGGAAGCAGAAAACTTCATCACGAAGCTTACATCGGATCTGCAGCTTCCTCCAAATTCCAGGATCATCGATCTGGCCTGCGGCAAAGGAAGGCACTCTGTTTTTCTCAATAAACTTGGATATGATGTTTTGGGACTGGATCTTTCCAGGCAAAGCATCGAATTCGACAAGCAGTTTGAAAACCAGACCCTGCTTTTTGATGTGCATGACATGAGAAACCCGATTGATGCCGATCCTATGGATGCGGTTTTCAACCTGTTTACAAGCTTTGGGTATTTTGATAATGAAAATGATGATAAAAAAGTATTCCAGTCGGTTTATAATGTATTAAAACCTGGTGGTTTTTTTGTGCTGGATTACCTGAATGAGGAATTTGTACGAAAAAGTATCGTTCCGGAGTCTACCGTTACCCGCGGAAATATCGAATTTAAAATCCTGAAGAAAATAGAAGGACGCCATATCGTAAAAGATATCAGGTTCGAAGCAGACGGTAAGCCTTTTCATTTCTTCGAAAAGGTAAAGCTGCATACGCTGGAAGCGATCAATTCATACGCTACGGATTGCGGTTTTGAAAGAATAAAAATCTGGGGCGACTATCAGCTCAACGGGTTTAATAAGGAAACTTCAGCCCGTTGCATTAATCTATTCAGAAAAAAATCATGATTACGGTACTTTTACTGATCGCCAGTGTGATTGCAGGGGTATTTCTGGGAAAGTATTTCGGTAAAAAAGAAAAACTGGCCAAAAATTTACTCATCCTGAGTGCCGGCTTTCTGATTACAGTCTGCCTAAACGAAGTATTTCCTCAGGTTTATACTTCCGGAACGGGCAAGAGCTTAGGAATTTTTGTGATCGGCGGTGTCCTGTTACAGATGATTCTTGAAGCTTTAACAAAAGGTTTTGAGCACGGCCATTTCCATCATCACAGCGAGCATAACATTTTGCCGGTGGCCTTGATGGTGGGACTTTTCATTCATGCTTTTATCGAAGGGATCCCTTTAGCCAATGAAGAGCATGATTTTTCCCCTTATCTGTTGGGAATTGTTTTTCATAATTTGCCGATATCATTTATCCTGGGTGCTTTTCTTTTTAACAGAACTCATAAACCGAAATCTGTTCCTTCATATCCTTCCCTGCTGATCGTTGCTTTATTTGCTTTAGCTTCACCGATGGGTATGCTGCTGGGAAATTATTTCAACCCGGATCTGCAGCCGTATTTCCTGGCGATTGTCGGTGGGATTTTCCTGCATATATCTTCGGTAATTATTTTTGAAAGCAATAAGAACCATAACATCGACTGGGTAAAGATTGGACTGGTTATCTTAGGGGTTTCCCTAGCACTTATCATGCATTTGTTCCACACTCATCCATAGATTTGACAATATTATTTATTTAACAATAAAGCATAAAAAAGGCTCTGATTTTACTCAGAGCCTTTTTTTATATTCAGAATGATCTTTTATATTAGAATTTCCATCCAAAAGTAAGGAAGAAATTATTTCTGATATTCTTCACGTCTGATACCGCATAAGCATCGCTGGAGATCAAACGGTTTGGAGAGTAATATCCTGCTTCATAATTACTGTCTACATTACCGTATAAGAACGGATTACTGTATTTGGAAGATATATTCTGATAAGACGCATCGATATAGAATGATCTGAAATCATATCCCAAACCAAAAGATAAAGCATTTCTGTCATTTAAGATCAGGTTGCTGTAAGACTGGTTTTCGGAAACACTTCCGTCATTATTATATCTGTCGATTGTCAGCGCATCGAAAGGGCTGGATGCATATGAATATCCTCCTCTCAATCTAAACTGCTTGATTCTGTACTCTGCACCGATCTTTAATTCGGATAAGTTTTTATAATTATCCTTAAAGAAGTCGTTCATTTCGGTTTCAGCATCTCCGTACACTTTGTATTTCGGCTTTGTCAGACCCAATGTGTAATCTACGTTTAAAGCAAAGCTTTTGCTGGCAATAAATGCCGCACTTACCGTAGCTTTCATCGGAGTGGTCAGCCTTCTGTTTTCAGCAGCAAAATCATCTCCTGTGATCGGATCGTTGTAATAATTGTAACCTCTGTCGATATTCCAGAAAGTCGGAGTTTCCAACGCTGCCCCTAATCTGAAGTTCGAGCTTAGTTTTCCGATAACCCCTAAGGAAGCAGAAAAACCGTTTGCTTTTTCAGTAAATGGCGTATTCTGCTTACTGAAGTACTCGGAATTTCCATTAGACAGAGAGTTGAAGATTGCCGTATCCGACTGGTCAACAGATGAATTTAAAAAATTCAATCCGGCTCCCAGGTATAAATTATTGTTATAGTTTGCTCCTACCCCGAAACTTGTTTTGGATAAATACCCGTAACGGTCATAAGCATGTCTTCCGAATGACGAACTTCCGCCATCAGGAAAATCATAAACCAGGTTATTATTTCCGGGAGTTTCTATATAGTTTTCTACAGACTGATTGGAATAATTTACCCCGATATTAATAAATTTCCATGCACTTTCAGTCATCAGCTGAAATGTCATTACTGCTCCCAAATTCCCCAGGTCTCCTTTATTGATGCTGTATCCGTAAGACGAACCTGCATAAGACGAAGTATTCTTATTGTTGGTAAGAGAAAGCGTTCCTGAAATCTCTCCCGAAATAGCGACTCCCAAACCTGCCGGGTTGGTCAGAAGCGAATTGGCATCGCCTCCTAAGGCTCCGTTGGAACCACCCATTGCGTTAAACTTAGCAGAACCTACATTCGGTGCATTGGAGTATACATCCACCGTATTTCTAATTATAGAGACATCCTGAGCCTGCGCAAAAAATGCGGCAGAGATGCTCATTATTGCTAAAGATTTTTTTAACATTATTTTTTTGAATAGTTATAATTTTAATTATCTGCCACCTCGGAAGCCTCCGCCTCCACCGCCACCGGATCTGAAGCCGCCACCG from Chryseobacterium sp. SORGH_AS_0447 includes these protein-coding regions:
- a CDS encoding aminotransferase class I/II-fold pyridoxal phosphate-dependent enzyme, with the protein product MKDFNAANEIQDLQYFGEFGGVNPSISDSSTYTFLSAKTMFDTFEGNAEGCYLYSRHSSPMNLYLSQALAKLENTEAANVTASGMGAITSVLMQVCKSGDHIVSSRTIYGGTYAFLKNFLPPFSINTTFVDISNFESVENAINENTKIIYCESVSNPLLEVADLRKLSEICKRYNLKLIVDNTFSPLSISPKLLGADIVIHSLTKFINGSSDTVGGVYCGTQEFINDTKNVNSGACMLLGPTMDSFRSASILKNLRTLHIRMKQHSYNAMYLARKFEEDGLRVVYPGLKSHKNHELMKSMMHEEYGFGGLLTLDAGATEKANELMELMQQENLGYLAVSLGFYKTLFSCSGSSTSSEIPEEERAAMGISDGLIRFSIGLDHDIERTYEKMRECMLKTGVLNHETISIS
- a CDS encoding OmpP1/FadL family transporter; the protein is MSISAAFFAQAQDVSIIRNTVDVYSNAPNVGSAKFNAMGGSNGALGGDANSLLTNPAGLGVAISGEISGTLSLTNNKNTSSYAGSSYGYSINKGDLGNLGAVMTFQLMTESAWKFINIGVNYSNQSVENYIETPGNNNLVYDFPDGGSSSFGRHAYDRYGYLSKTSFGVGANYNNNLYLGAGLNFLNSSVDQSDTAIFNSLSNGNSEYFSKQNTPFTEKANGFSASLGVIGKLSSNFRLGAALETPTFWNIDRGYNYYNDPITGDDFAAENRRLTTPMKATVSAAFIASKSFALNVDYTLGLTKPKYKVYGDAETEMNDFFKDNYKNLSELKIGAEYRIKQFRLRGGYSYASSPFDALTIDRYNNDGSVSENQSYSNLILNDRNALSFGLGYDFRSFYIDASYQNISSKYSNPFLYGNVDSNYEAGYYSPNRLISSDAYAVSDVKNIRNNFFLTFGWKF
- a CDS encoding glycosyltransferase family 2 protein: MKPTISIVVAIFNRRDELFELLNSLTAQTDREFEIIIVDDGSMIDLKPTVENFTEFLKIKYFRKDNSGPGLSRNYGSGRAENEWLVFVDSDVIVEKDYIENIKKDILEIPCDAFGGADKAHKGFNLMQKAISYSMTSVFTTGGIRGNKKAVSKFQPRSFNMGVKKEVFEKVGGFSEMRIGEDPDLSMTLWENGFTTAFFDDIAVYHKRRVDFGKFSKQVYQFGCARPILNQRHPNYVKISFAFPTLFLIGYIMGFLEYFIMGKGIILAFYGLYTFMVVFHALLVTKNISITGMAVIATYIQMFSYGYGFLKSWVLLNIFKMKPEEAFPSHFHKN
- a CDS encoding class I SAM-dependent RNA methyltransferase, which produces MNTENIQIQIKTFFGLEQILAEEIKKLGGRKVEMKNRAVNCEGDLGFLYKINYSARTALKILVPIHEFKAFNQHQFYDRLFKFNWEEFMDVDQSFAIDATVNSETFKHSQFVTLKMKDAIVDYFQDKFKRRPNVETRNPDIKFHLHIDRELITISLDSSGDPLFKRGYRREQGEAPINEVLASGMLQLAGWDGKGNFLDPMCGSGTLLIEAAMIALDLPAQIFRRGFAFQNWKNYDADLFKKIKEFRINRVKEFTGKIVGYDIDARMLNAARMNIEAAEMEDVIEVKKQNFFDSKKELFPLLMVFNPPYDERISINDDDFYKKIGDTFKTHYPNTLAWLISSDLEAVKKIGLRPSRKIKLFNGKLETRFLQYEMYEGTKKVHKLEN
- a CDS encoding Lrp/AsnC family transcriptional regulator, producing MNFDETDKKLLLFLQEDAKQTTKELSHKLGLSVTAVYERIRKMENTGVISRYVALLDRHKINKDFIVLCHIKLTQHKKEYVLQFEKEVMNLQEVTECFHVSGDYDYILKIGVKDMEDYRNFMLSKLTTLQHIASTHSSFMISEVKNTTAIIL
- a CDS encoding ZIP family metal transporter gives rise to the protein MTVLLLIASVIAGVFLGKYFGKKEKLAKNLLILSAGFLITVCLNEVFPQVYTSGTGKSLGIFVIGGVLLQMILEALTKGFEHGHFHHHSEHNILPVALMVGLFIHAFIEGIPLANEEHDFSPYLLGIVFHNLPISFILGAFLFNRTHKPKSVPSYPSLLIVALFALASPMGMLLGNYFNPDLQPYFLAIVGGIFLHISSVIIFESNKNHNIDWVKIGLVILGVSLALIMHLFHTHP